From Candidatus Manganitrophus morganii, the proteins below share one genomic window:
- the moeB gene encoding molybdopterin-synthase adenylyltransferase MoeB codes for MAFTEEQLVRYSRHIILTEVGGKGQKKIGQAKVLIVGAGGLGSPIALYLAAAGVGTIGLIDADVVDLSNLQRQIIHHTSDIGRPKVLSAQEKMVAINSDVKVVPYQENLDADNALKIFNDFDYVIDGTDNFPAKFLINDAAHFAKKPLIHGGILRFEGQLFTILPGTSACYRCIFPEPPPAGLIPTCQEAGVLGALAGLIGTLQGTEVLKLILGIGKPLTDRILKYDALRTQFREIPIRRNPNCPLCGGNPTIRTLEVQESPVCDTDPAPLRSQGMNHQP; via the coding sequence ATGGCCTTTACGGAAGAACAACTCGTCCGGTACAGCCGGCATATTATTCTCACGGAAGTCGGCGGCAAGGGACAAAAGAAGATTGGACAGGCGAAGGTTCTGATCGTCGGCGCCGGAGGTTTGGGCTCTCCGATCGCCCTCTACCTCGCCGCGGCGGGGGTCGGCACCATCGGTCTGATTGATGCCGATGTCGTCGATCTCTCCAACCTGCAGCGCCAGATCATCCATCATACCTCCGATATCGGCCGGCCCAAGGTCCTTTCGGCTCAGGAAAAAATGGTTGCGATCAACTCCGATGTGAAGGTCGTTCCGTACCAAGAGAACCTCGATGCCGACAATGCGCTGAAAATTTTCAACGACTTCGACTATGTGATCGACGGGACCGATAACTTTCCGGCCAAATTTTTAATCAACGACGCCGCCCACTTCGCGAAGAAACCGCTCATCCACGGGGGGATTCTCCGATTCGAGGGACAGCTCTTCACGATCCTTCCCGGTACCAGCGCCTGTTATCGCTGCATCTTCCCGGAGCCTCCCCCGGCGGGTCTGATTCCGACCTGCCAGGAGGCCGGGGTGCTCGGGGCGCTCGCCGGATTGATTGGAACCCTTCAAGGAACCGAAGTTTTGAAACTGATTCTAGGGATTGGAAAACCGTTGACCGACCGAATCCTGAAATATGATGCCCTCCGGACACAGTTCCGAGAGATCCCGATCCGGAGGAATCCAAACTGTCCTCTCTGCGGCGGCAATCCGACAATCAGAACACTGGAGGTCCAGGAATCGCCGGTCTGTGATACAGATCCGGCCCCCCTCCGATCACAGGGAATGAATCACCAGCCATAA
- the thrC gene encoding threonine synthase, which yields MSKMKGLKCKECGKTYPAAALHVCEFCFGPLEVSYNYDYIKTKITKEKILQGPKSLWRYQDLLPIEGEPTVGLNAGFTPMIHAKNLGAELGLDYLYLKNDTVNCLTLSFKDRVVAVALTRAKELGFDTVACASTGNLANSVSAHAAEARLRCFVFIPADLEAGKVLGNLIYRPNVVAVNGNYDDVNRLCSEIAGEYPWAFVNINIRPYYSEGSKTLAYEAMEQLGWRTPDHVVVPIASGSLLTKISKGFNEFADLGFVSPVKTQIHGAQAEGCSPVATAFKEKRDFIKPVKPKTIAKSLAIGNPADGFYAVKVVLASGGVIEHVTDEEVVEGMTLLARTEGVFAETAGGVTIGVLKKLAKKGLFKKGESVVAYITGNGLKTQEAVAPALGVPWLIQPSLANFQEALKAASADAQNRERGVQ from the coding sequence ATGAGCAAGATGAAAGGGTTGAAATGTAAAGAGTGCGGCAAAACCTATCCCGCCGCGGCCCTTCACGTCTGCGAATTCTGCTTTGGCCCGTTGGAGGTCTCCTACAATTACGACTACATCAAAACAAAAATTACGAAAGAAAAAATTCTTCAGGGACCGAAGAGCCTCTGGCGATATCAGGATCTCCTCCCGATCGAGGGGGAGCCGACGGTCGGCCTGAACGCCGGCTTTACGCCGATGATCCACGCCAAGAATCTCGGCGCGGAGTTGGGGCTCGATTATCTCTATTTGAAAAACGACACGGTGAATTGCCTCACCCTCTCTTTCAAAGATCGGGTCGTCGCCGTCGCCCTCACGCGGGCGAAGGAGCTCGGCTTCGACACGGTCGCCTGCGCTTCCACCGGGAACCTGGCCAATTCGGTCTCCGCACATGCCGCCGAAGCGCGGCTTCGCTGTTTCGTCTTCATCCCGGCCGATCTGGAAGCGGGAAAAGTCCTCGGGAATTTGATTTACCGGCCGAACGTTGTGGCCGTTAATGGGAACTATGACGACGTCAACCGCCTCTGCAGCGAGATCGCCGGAGAGTATCCGTGGGCGTTCGTCAATATCAATATCCGCCCCTACTACTCCGAGGGATCGAAAACCCTCGCTTACGAGGCGATGGAGCAGCTCGGATGGCGAACGCCGGATCACGTGGTCGTGCCGATCGCATCGGGATCGCTTCTCACGAAGATCTCAAAAGGCTTCAACGAGTTCGCCGACCTTGGTTTCGTTTCACCGGTGAAGACACAGATTCATGGGGCCCAGGCAGAAGGGTGCTCTCCCGTCGCCACCGCCTTTAAAGAAAAGCGAGATTTCATTAAACCGGTCAAACCGAAGACGATCGCAAAATCGCTCGCCATCGGAAACCCGGCGGACGGTTTCTACGCAGTCAAGGTTGTCCTCGCAAGCGGCGGGGTGATCGAGCATGTGACCGATGAGGAGGTCGTCGAGGGAATGACCCTGCTCGCTCGGACCGAAGGGGTCTTCGCGGAGACCGCAGGAGGGGTCACGATCGGCGTTCTGAAAAAGCTGGCCAAGAAGGGTCTTTTCAAGAAGGGGGAATCGGTGGTGGCTTATATCACCGGGAACGGCCTCAAGACTCAGGAAGCGGTCGCACCGGCCCTGGGCGTTCCCTGGCTGATTCAGCCGAGCCTGGCGAATTTCCAGGAGGCGCTGAAAGCCGCCTCGGCCGATGCCCAGAATAGGGAAAGAGGAGTCCAATGA
- a CDS encoding MoaD/ThiS family protein encodes MIKVRIPTPLRKLTGGQGEVAAEGETIAALINLLDKEYPGLKERLCDEQGELRRFVNIYVNEEDIRFHQGIMTPVKKGDEVSIVPAIAGG; translated from the coding sequence ATGATCAAGGTTCGCATTCCGACCCCTTTGCGTAAACTGACCGGCGGTCAGGGAGAGGTCGCCGCCGAAGGGGAAACCATCGCCGCATTGATTAATCTTCTGGACAAAGAATATCCCGGCCTCAAAGAACGGCTCTGCGATGAGCAGGGGGAGCTCCGCCGGTTCGTCAATATCTATGTCAATGAAGAAGACATCCGTTTTCACCAGGGGATCATGACCCCCGTGAAAAAAGGGGATGAAGTCTCGATCGTCCCGGCCATCGCAGGAGGATAG
- a CDS encoding NIL domain-containing protein: MASLKVHITFPEEKIREPIIYQIGKDYKLITNIRRADVTEKTGWVDLELTGEPDEIERAIAGLKQKGVKVDPIERNIIE, encoded by the coding sequence TTGGCCAGTCTAAAGGTTCATATTACATTTCCGGAAGAGAAAATTCGAGAGCCGATTATTTATCAGATTGGAAAGGACTATAAACTCATCACCAACATCCGGCGGGCCGACGTGACCGAGAAAACGGGATGGGTCGATTTGGAATTGACGGGAGAGCCCGATGAAATCGAACGGGCCATCGCCGGCCTCAAGCAAAAAGGGGTGAAGGTCGATCCGATCGAAAGAAATATTATCGAGTAA
- the moeB gene encoding molybdopterin-synthase adenylyltransferase MoeB encodes MAFTEEQLQRYSRHILLPEVGGKGQKKIAAARVFLIGAGGLGSPSALYLAAAGVGTLGIIDSDVVDLSNLQRQVLHSAKTLHRPKVESAQETLSSMNPDVKIVPHLGKISSENILDLIKDYDIVLDGSDNFATRFLVNDACFFLKKTLVSGSIFRFEGQLTTLKPHETSEPKPCYRCLYPEPPPAGLVPSCQEAGVLGVLAGTIGVLQAAEALKEILGIGTSLAGRLLVYDALEMSFRTVKVPKNKQCHLCGPNPTITQLLDYEISCTLPPPGK; translated from the coding sequence ATGGCATTCACAGAAGAACAGCTTCAACGATACAGCCGGCACATTCTCCTCCCCGAGGTGGGAGGAAAAGGACAGAAGAAAATCGCCGCGGCGCGGGTTTTTTTGATCGGGGCCGGCGGGCTCGGCTCCCCCTCGGCTCTCTACCTGGCGGCGGCCGGCGTGGGAACCCTCGGCATCATCGATAGCGACGTGGTCGATCTCTCCAACCTTCAGCGCCAGGTCCTGCACAGCGCAAAGACACTCCATCGCCCGAAAGTCGAATCGGCCCAAGAAACCCTTTCAAGTATGAACCCGGACGTCAAGATCGTCCCTCATCTCGGGAAAATTTCATCCGAAAACATCCTTGATCTCATCAAGGACTACGACATCGTTCTCGACGGCTCGGATAATTTCGCAACCCGATTCCTCGTAAACGACGCCTGCTTTTTCCTCAAGAAGACCCTTGTCTCCGGAAGCATCTTCCGGTTCGAGGGGCAACTGACCACCCTCAAACCGCACGAGACCTCCGAACCGAAACCCTGTTATCGGTGTCTCTATCCGGAACCTCCCCCCGCGGGGCTGGTCCCAAGCTGCCAAGAGGCCGGGGTGCTCGGCGTCCTCGCCGGAACAATCGGTGTGCTCCAGGCCGCCGAAGCGCTGAAGGAAATTTTAGGAATCGGGACCTCCCTCGCCGGAAGACTCCTCGTTTATGACGCTCTCGAGATGTCGTTCCGGACGGTGAAGGTTCCAAAGAACAAGCAGTGCCATCTCTGCGGCCCGAACCCCACCATCACACAGCTTCTCGACTACGAAATCTCGTGCACCCTTCCCCCCCCCGGGAAATAA
- a CDS encoding response regulator → MTAENGEKKRRKERVLVVQEVEINGAASGQAIDLSTEGMYITTHEKFERNATISLRFFLDKHEIEVKAKVVYLHEGVGMGVRFVGLKPGDLDYLKGYIEKLSHSHNSSSSNHKKVLIIDDTQFYQAVYRQRLLSEGFSVLVANNGIEGLKILFKERPALVLLDLVMDGMDGYKVLHIIRSQPEVKDIPVIVSSVKGASHEVDRAIGLGAVDFLVKATTSPNKVVEKIKEVMRHRRPGH, encoded by the coding sequence ATGACGGCAGAAAACGGTGAAAAAAAGAGAAGGAAGGAGCGCGTCCTGGTGGTCCAGGAGGTCGAGATCAACGGCGCCGCCTCCGGCCAGGCGATTGATCTTAGCACCGAAGGGATGTATATCACGACGCATGAAAAATTCGAGAGAAACGCGACGATCTCGCTCCGTTTTTTCCTCGATAAGCATGAAATCGAGGTGAAAGCAAAAGTGGTTTATCTCCATGAAGGGGTGGGGATGGGGGTGCGGTTCGTCGGACTCAAACCGGGAGATCTCGACTATCTAAAGGGGTACATTGAGAAGCTCTCCCATTCGCACAACTCTTCAAGCTCGAACCACAAGAAGGTCTTGATTATCGATGATACTCAATTCTACCAGGCGGTCTATCGGCAACGTCTCCTCTCGGAGGGCTTTTCTGTCCTGGTGGCCAATAACGGAATTGAGGGACTCAAGATTTTGTTCAAAGAACGTCCCGCGCTTGTTCTGCTCGATCTAGTGATGGATGGGATGGACGGCTACAAGGTTCTCCACATCATTCGATCCCAACCGGAGGTCAAAGACATTCCGGTTATCGTCTCTTCAGTCAAAGGGGCGTCTCACGAGGTGGACCGCGCGATCGGTTTAGGCGCCGTCGATTTCCTCGTTAAGGCGACCACCTCTCCCAACAAGGTCGTCGAAAAAATCAAAGAAGTCATGCGTCACCGGCGTCCGGGGCATTAA
- a CDS encoding M67 family metallopeptidase: protein MLQIPKNIIDEMITHAQVEAPNECCGLLSGKENVVSEIYKIGNLPADDPAVADLKVPPDRRFRYVMDPKEQLRAFKTMRTSGTELLAIYHSHPHSPAYPSATDVRLAFYTDTSYLIISLEKEKPEIRTFRIIDQKITEATIAVLP, encoded by the coding sequence ATGCTTCAAATTCCAAAAAACATCATCGATGAAATGATCACCCATGCGCAGGTGGAGGCACCGAACGAGTGCTGCGGTCTACTGTCGGGGAAGGAAAACGTGGTGAGTGAAATTTACAAGATCGGCAATCTGCCGGCGGATGATCCGGCCGTCGCCGATCTGAAGGTCCCGCCGGACCGCCGATTCCGATATGTGATGGATCCCAAGGAACAACTCCGGGCCTTCAAGACAATGCGAACGAGCGGGACCGAGCTCCTCGCGATCTACCACTCGCATCCACATTCTCCTGCCTACCCTTCGGCCACTGATGTCCGCCTGGCCTTCTATACGGATACATCCTATCTGATCATTTCCTTGGAAAAGGAGAAGCCGGAAATTCGCACGTTCCGGATTATCGACCAGAAGATTACAGAAGCGACGATCGCGGTCTTACCCTAA
- the tatC gene encoding twin-arginine translocase subunit TatC: MKKPAGSSKGGAEMPISGHLQELRSRLIRSVLIISFAFGAAFYFSDSLLFFLKRPLPAELVFLAPAEAFWADLKVSLFVGFLAALPVILYEIWQFVAPGLLPNERGYLFPFLIFATVLFFAGMAFCYLFALPFALNFLIDYGRRSGITPQISVSMYIDFNLKFLLGFGLVFELPLVMLFLSRMGLLTPAFFRQNRKYAVLLAFLIAAILTPTPDIFNQCIMAIPLIVLYEVGIIIVRIFGTKISLRKEEPGEMSP; the protein is encoded by the coding sequence GTGAAAAAGCCGGCCGGGAGTAGTAAAGGGGGGGCGGAGATGCCGATCTCCGGGCATCTTCAAGAGCTTCGGAGCCGACTGATTCGGTCGGTCCTGATTATCTCTTTTGCCTTTGGGGCGGCTTTTTATTTTTCGGACAGCCTCCTTTTTTTCCTGAAGCGCCCCCTCCCTGCCGAATTGGTCTTCCTCGCCCCCGCCGAAGCTTTTTGGGCCGACCTAAAGGTCTCCCTCTTCGTCGGTTTTTTGGCGGCCCTCCCGGTGATTCTCTATGAGATTTGGCAATTCGTCGCGCCCGGCCTTCTTCCGAATGAGCGGGGATATCTTTTCCCGTTTCTAATCTTTGCGACGGTGCTCTTTTTCGCCGGGATGGCTTTTTGTTATCTCTTCGCCCTGCCGTTCGCGCTCAATTTCTTGATCGACTACGGACGTCGAAGCGGCATCACCCCCCAAATCTCCGTTTCAATGTATATCGATTTTAATCTGAAGTTCCTCCTCGGGTTCGGTCTTGTCTTCGAGCTTCCGTTGGTGATGCTCTTCTTATCAAGGATGGGGCTGTTGACCCCCGCCTTTTTCAGACAAAATCGGAAGTACGCCGTTCTCTTGGCATTTCTGATCGCGGCGATTCTCACGCCGACCCCCGATATCTTTAACCAGTGCATCATGGCGATCCCGCTGATTGTCCTTTACGAGGTTGGGATCATCATCGTTCGGATTTTCGGAACCAAGATCTCACTTCGCAAGGAAGAGCCGGGGGAGATGTCGCCATGA
- the tatB gene encoding Sec-independent protein translocase protein TatB: MFGIGFPELLLILAIALVVLGPEKLPQIARVIGRGLGEVRRATEEVRAEIEKGDKEEPVKPAAKPESASPEISDK; this comes from the coding sequence TTGTTTGGGATTGGTTTTCCAGAATTGCTGCTGATCCTCGCGATTGCGCTTGTCGTCCTCGGTCCCGAGAAGCTTCCCCAGATCGCGCGGGTGATCGGAAGGGGGCTCGGCGAGGTTCGCCGTGCGACTGAGGAGGTGCGGGCGGAGATCGAGAAGGGGGATAAAGAAGAACCGGTCAAGCCTGCCGCTAAACCTGAAAGCGCCTCACCCGAAATCAGTGACAAATAA
- a CDS encoding DUF465 domain-containing protein, whose amino-acid sequence MEKEEKIIEMLREKNWHFRHLEKLHGELDQSLHQMGRRRVLTPQEEVQKKEFQKKKLAAKDEMVEMVRQVKIAGKADVEKGAKRISNMTAGRH is encoded by the coding sequence ATGGAGAAAGAAGAAAAGATCATCGAAATGCTCCGCGAAAAAAATTGGCATTTTCGTCACCTCGAGAAACTGCATGGGGAACTTGACCAATCGCTTCACCAGATGGGCCGAAGAAGGGTCTTGACTCCTCAAGAGGAGGTTCAAAAGAAAGAGTTCCAGAAGAAGAAATTAGCCGCCAAAGATGAAATGGTGGAGATGGTCCGGCAGGTTAAAATCGCCGGAAAAGCCGATGTCGAAAAAGGGGCCAAGCGGATCTCCAACATGACGGCTGGAAGACACTGA
- the rimI gene encoding ribosomal protein S18-alanine N-acetyltransferase encodes MNKRAASVPILYDRMTPKDVETILTIERAAYSSPWTRRMFESELWENPFSFAYVAREEEHRRIVGYVLFWVVYDELHLMNVAVEPAWRRRGIGEGLVRFALESGRRRGIRMATLEVRASNLPAQTLYRNLGFYQVGVRRNYYREPREDALLLQCDFGGGGEEE; translated from the coding sequence ATGAATAAGAGAGCGGCGTCGGTTCCTATCCTCTACGATCGGATGACTCCGAAAGATGTCGAGACGATCTTAACGATCGAGCGCGCCGCCTACTCGTCTCCCTGGACAAGAAGAATGTTCGAGTCCGAGCTGTGGGAGAACCCGTTTTCATTCGCCTATGTGGCGAGGGAAGAGGAACACCGCCGGATCGTCGGTTATGTCCTCTTCTGGGTTGTCTATGATGAGCTTCACTTGATGAATGTGGCGGTCGAGCCGGCCTGGAGAAGACGAGGGATCGGAGAGGGGCTGGTTCGCTTCGCGCTGGAGAGCGGCCGAAGGCGGGGAATCCGGATGGCGACGCTCGAAGTACGCGCCTCCAATCTTCCGGCGCAAACGCTCTACCGAAATCTCGGATTTTATCAGGTCGGGGTTCGGCGAAATTACTATCGGGAGCCGAGAGAAGATGCGCTCCTGCTCCAATGCGACTTCGGCGGAGGGGGAGAAGAAGAATAA
- the tsaB gene encoding tRNA (adenosine(37)-N6)-threonylcarbamoyltransferase complex dimerization subunit type 1 TsaB, translating to MKILSIETATLAGGVALMEEAGLIAEYRLHVEVRHSERLLLAIDRLLTDSGTAVADLDAIAVSIGPGSFTGLRVGLSTAKGLAMGGRKPLVTVPTLEAMAWLFPYSNALIAPMLDARRQEVYWALFDMQEGGPVRLHPDAATSPEAMLEAIGRLDRPVLFVGEGAEKYRELLLTRRPGGTLFPPKALRFPSAAGVAELGLARLKGGEVHPPEEVTPFYLRASTAELNHRVKSSSQGAEK from the coding sequence ATGAAGATCTTATCGATTGAAACCGCCACGTTGGCAGGGGGGGTCGCGCTGATGGAGGAGGCCGGCCTGATTGCGGAGTATCGCCTTCATGTGGAGGTGCGCCACTCGGAACGCCTTCTCTTGGCGATCGATCGGCTCCTCACCGACAGCGGAACGGCGGTGGCCGATCTTGATGCGATTGCGGTTTCGATCGGTCCGGGGTCGTTCACCGGGCTGCGGGTCGGTCTCTCCACGGCGAAGGGGCTTGCGATGGGAGGGCGAAAGCCGCTGGTGACGGTTCCGACGCTAGAGGCGATGGCTTGGCTTTTCCCCTATTCGAATGCGTTGATTGCGCCGATGCTCGATGCGCGGCGGCAGGAGGTTTATTGGGCGTTGTTCGACATGCAAGAGGGAGGACCCGTTCGGCTTCATCCCGATGCGGCGACTTCGCCCGAGGCGATGCTGGAGGCGATCGGCCGTCTCGATCGACCGGTTCTCTTCGTCGGAGAGGGGGCGGAGAAATACCGGGAGCTTCTCCTCACGCGCAGACCGGGGGGAACGCTTTTCCCTCCGAAGGCGCTCCGATTTCCCTCCGCAGCCGGCGTGGCGGAGCTGGGCCTCGCGCGCCTGAAAGGAGGGGAAGTTCATCCCCCGGAGGAGGTGACGCCGTTTTATCTCCGGGCCTCGACCGCCGAATTGAACCACCGCGTGAAATCAAGCAGCCAGGGGGCGGAAAAGTGA
- the radA gene encoding DNA repair protein RadA yields the protein MAKIKTVFYCQECGYQSPKWLGKCPDCGVWNSLVEERVEPNLGKNQESRWLAQGELDREIWAPKPISQILPVSEMRAKTGSSEFDRVLGGGIVAGSVVLIGGDPGIGKSTLLLQSLDQIGAGRGKVLYVSGEESPAQVKLRADRLRISSDHLYILAETAFEEIIHHAQAVQPVAIVIDSIQTMYTRQISSAPGSVTQIREVASQLMFYAKRANVAVLIVGHVTKEGSIAGPRVLEHIVDTVLYFEGDKGHPYRILRAIKNRFGSTNELGVFEMKGAGLADVDNPSGLFLAERPRDAAGSVVVAAQEGTRPILIELQALVSASYLGTARRMALGVDSNRVSLLLAVLEKRAGLHLAGQDVFINVVSGIQVEEPAIDLGIAAAVASSFRERPVDPATVIFGEVGLAGEIRGVQQPTLRIREAEKLGFKRCILPKRNQELLREEGEIGNTLEVIGVSHLAEALELI from the coding sequence ATGGCTAAAATAAAAACAGTCTTTTATTGCCAGGAATGCGGCTATCAGTCGCCCAAATGGCTTGGGAAGTGCCCCGACTGCGGTGTTTGGAATTCGCTGGTCGAGGAGCGTGTCGAGCCAAACCTTGGGAAGAACCAGGAATCCCGATGGCTGGCCCAGGGAGAGCTCGACCGGGAGATTTGGGCGCCGAAGCCGATCTCTCAAATTCTCCCCGTTTCCGAAATGCGGGCGAAGACCGGTTCGAGCGAATTTGACCGGGTCTTGGGAGGGGGGATCGTCGCCGGATCGGTGGTCCTCATCGGAGGGGACCCGGGAATCGGAAAATCGACCCTTCTGCTTCAATCGCTCGATCAAATCGGGGCGGGCCGCGGAAAAGTCCTCTATGTCTCCGGGGAAGAATCTCCGGCCCAGGTGAAATTGCGGGCCGACCGGCTCCGGATCTCCTCCGACCACCTTTATATTCTTGCCGAAACGGCCTTTGAAGAAATCATCCACCATGCGCAAGCGGTCCAACCGGTTGCGATCGTCATCGATTCGATTCAGACGATGTATACCCGCCAGATCAGCTCCGCCCCCGGCAGCGTGACGCAGATCCGGGAGGTCGCCTCTCAGCTGATGTTTTACGCCAAGCGCGCCAACGTGGCGGTTTTGATTGTCGGCCATGTCACTAAAGAAGGATCGATCGCGGGGCCGCGCGTCCTCGAGCACATCGTCGATACGGTTCTCTATTTCGAGGGGGACAAGGGGCACCCCTATCGAATTCTCCGGGCGATCAAAAATCGCTTCGGGTCGACGAACGAGCTGGGGGTTTTCGAGATGAAAGGGGCGGGTCTGGCCGACGTCGATAATCCTTCAGGCCTCTTCCTCGCCGAACGGCCGCGCGACGCGGCCGGCTCGGTCGTCGTCGCCGCGCAGGAGGGAACCCGGCCGATCTTGATCGAGCTTCAAGCGCTGGTCAGCGCCTCTTATCTCGGGACGGCGCGCCGGATGGCGTTGGGGGTCGACTCGAATCGGGTCTCGCTCCTCCTCGCCGTTTTGGAAAAGCGGGCGGGGCTTCATCTCGCGGGGCAGGATGTTTTCATCAACGTCGTCAGCGGGATTCAGGTTGAAGAGCCGGCGATCGATCTGGGGATCGCGGCGGCGGTCGCTTCCAGCTTCCGGGAACGCCCGGTCGATCCGGCGACGGTGATCTTCGGGGAGGTCGGTCTGGCAGGAGAGATTCGCGGCGTCCAGCAGCCGACCCTCCGGATTCGCGAGGCTGAAAAGCTCGGATTCAAGCGGTGTATCCTTCCAAAGCGGAATCAGGAACTGCTTCGGGAAGAGGGGGAGATCGGGAACACACTGGAAGTGATCGGCGTCTCGCATCTTGCCGAGGCGCTCGAGTTGATCTAG
- a CDS encoding aldehyde dehydrogenase family protein encodes MAEKIRNYINGKWVDTARGKTFESRNPADNRDLVGTVADSDATDVDKAVTAARKAFREWSLTPAPHRGEILYRAAELLVKRKKELGELVCREMGKVMPEAMGDVQEAIDMTYYMAGEGRRLSGETVPSELPNKDAKSVRVPIGVVAQITPWNFPIAIPSWKMTPALITGNTVVFKPAEETPVCATRFVEILIEAGLPPGVLNMIHGFGETAGEPMVRHPEVDVVSFTGSNPVGERLAGICGSLHKHFTMETGGKNPIIIMDDANLELAIEGAIWGGFGTSGQRCTAASRLIVHEAVHDRFVKMFSERAAQLRVGPGSDKKTQIGPVISEAQYRRILDYIEVGKKEGAKLILGGNALKRGKHANGYFIEPTIFTDVQPKMRIAQEEIFGPVVAILRARNLQEAIDIANDVPFGLSAAIYSQDVNKTAVAERDLNTGLVYINASTIGAEIQLPFGGTKRTGLGPRDAGGRGGALDLYTQWKIIYRDYSGRLQKAQIDKE; translated from the coding sequence ATGGCTGAGAAGATTCGAAATTATATCAACGGGAAGTGGGTCGATACGGCCCGCGGGAAGACCTTTGAGAGCCGCAACCCGGCGGACAACAGAGACCTCGTCGGAACAGTCGCCGACTCAGATGCGACGGATGTCGATAAAGCGGTCACCGCCGCCCGTAAGGCATTTCGCGAATGGTCCCTCACACCGGCTCCCCATCGGGGAGAGATCCTCTACCGGGCGGCTGAACTTCTGGTCAAGCGGAAAAAGGAGCTCGGAGAGCTGGTCTGTCGGGAGATGGGCAAGGTGATGCCGGAGGCGATGGGGGACGTTCAAGAAGCGATCGACATGACCTATTATATGGCCGGCGAGGGGAGACGCCTCTCCGGTGAGACGGTCCCCTCGGAGCTTCCGAATAAAGACGCGAAATCGGTGCGGGTCCCGATCGGCGTGGTCGCTCAGATTACCCCCTGGAATTTCCCGATCGCCATCCCCTCTTGGAAAATGACTCCCGCCCTCATCACTGGGAATACGGTCGTCTTTAAACCGGCCGAGGAAACCCCGGTCTGCGCCACCCGGTTTGTCGAGATCCTGATCGAAGCGGGTCTCCCGCCGGGGGTGCTGAACATGATTCACGGGTTCGGAGAAACCGCCGGCGAACCGATGGTCCGCCATCCGGAGGTCGATGTGGTCTCATTCACCGGCTCGAATCCGGTCGGCGAGCGGCTGGCCGGCATTTGCGGCAGCCTGCACAAGCACTTCACGATGGAGACCGGCGGGAAAAATCCGATCATCATCATGGATGATGCCAACCTCGAGCTTGCGATCGAAGGAGCGATCTGGGGGGGATTCGGAACCAGCGGGCAGCGCTGCACCGCCGCCAGCCGGCTGATCGTTCATGAAGCGGTTCACGATCGCTTTGTAAAGATGTTTTCCGAACGGGCCGCCCAACTGAGGGTCGGGCCGGGATCGGATAAAAAAACGCAGATCGGTCCGGTCATCAGCGAAGCCCAATATCGTAGAATTCTCGATTACATCGAAGTCGGAAAGAAGGAAGGAGCCAAGCTGATCCTGGGTGGGAATGCCCTGAAGAGGGGGAAGCACGCCAACGGCTATTTCATCGAGCCGACGATTTTTACCGACGTTCAGCCGAAGATGCGGATCGCGCAGGAAGAGATCTTCGGCCCGGTCGTCGCCATCCTGCGCGCCCGGAATCTCCAGGAAGCGATCGACATCGCCAACGATGTCCCCTTCGGCCTCTCGGCGGCGATCTACTCACAAGACGTCAACAAAACCGCCGTGGCGGAGCGTGATCTGAATACCGGGTTGGTTTACATCAACGCCTCCACCATCGGCGCCGAGATCCAGCTGCCGTTCGGCGGGACCAAACGGACCGGCCTTGGACCGCGTGACGCCGGCGGACGGGGCGGCGCCCTCGACCTCTACACCCAATGGAAGATCATCTACCGCGACTACAGCGGCCGGCTTCAAAAAGCGCAGATCGACAAAGAATAA